In Euphorbia lathyris chromosome 10, ddEupLath1.1, whole genome shotgun sequence, the DNA window TTTATAAGTCATTTTAGGGagtttcacacaaattaagaaacacaATTAATTTTAAATCAAATTACTAATCTAACCTTAACGTTGGGAACCAAAGTACGTAATTAATATTTGAAGAACGATTAGCCATATATGAAACAATAAAGAGAAGGGTAAAATGGGAAAAAGACTCCAAAATTCCATTGAAATTCTAAATGACACTTATTTTGGAAAGAACTCAAttgctagaatgacttataaagTGGCATGGAGGGAGTATATCTTTCAAAAGAATGACATTATAGGCCATTAAAGTGAAACAGGAAATACCTTCACAGTAGAATCTAAAACGTCACCGTAGTCCAGATTCCCATCAGGCATGCAAGTGGAGCAGACAGAATTGAAGTCGCCCTGacaaaatagaataaataagATATCAATTACAGTGATGAACACAAAACAGCAGAGTAAATGCTTCCATTTACTAAAATTACTCTGAGAATAAGCAGTCATATGAAACTAAATCATACAACACAAGAAGATACACCAGCAACATTTTGCACACGCATTTCAACCCCACTCAAATAATGAACTGTTATCGGCCTAGGATATAGTTACGGCAAGCGTGTGATTTCCTATAGAACTTTAAGGGCTCGTCTAGAGACAACCCTTAAAATGTGGTATTCTGATGGAATTTGGTTAAAGCATAACGAATTACATAGGATTCAATTCAATCCTaggaattgaattcctatttcTATCTTGTTCCAAGTAAGAAATATTGGACTTGTAAATGAGTTCCATATTTTATGAAATTCGTTTATTCCAGGTGGACCCGCACTCTATATACCATGTAAGTAACACAGAGGAACTTTAGGAAATGGAGAAGCTTTAGGAGATCAAATTGGTGATTTCTAATTCTAGCATAGTAcaacaaaagagaaacaaataaaaagagaaagaactgTCACTATCATTGTTTATGTTTAATTTTAGCAAATAATAGCTATTTCCATCACCACAAGGCAATAAAGAGTTTATGATGCTGAAAATATTGTATTGGTTGGGTAAAATTCCGTTTTTCCAAACAGCCAATACACCTTATGAGTTCTAAAATCCAATCAGTAGTCCCTAGACAAGTTTCACCAATTCAAtaatgtcatggaaccgtttgttcaaaaagcttaagcccatagttaaaggtccacttcatattaatatctaacacacccccacacgcgcTTGAAGCGTGCATAACACAagcccatattaccatgtcttgcaatttaatcaacaaatgcGGTTACCAAGAATCAGACCCTTGACCACTTGGTTGATACTATGTCATGGaaccatttgaactaaaagcttgaGATGATAGTTacaggtccacttcatattaatatctaacAAATAACAAATGTGAACGGATTGTCATGATTCTCAAGTGTCGTACACCATTCACCGTGCAAATACATAATAAATTCAACTCAACAGCcaaaaaacaacataaaatcAAAACTTGCTCTAAAATAATATCAAGCTTTGTTGAGAAAAGAAAATCGTAATGTCTGTTAACTCATCAGTAAAATATCATGTCATATCCaaggaaaatataaattaacagTCAAGAAAGAAGCTTACAGTAATCTCCTCCTGAATATAACATGCACTCCAGAGTAAATTGGGCTTTAGTTCTGTATTCTCAATTTCATCTGCGGAAGTGCTAGTGGTATCTACAGAATTGGGACAACTTAGAAGGGAATTGATGGCAGCATTTAATAACTTCTTTCCCTGATGTGCATCATCGCACAATGCTGAAAGATACAGTACAAATCTGCAAGGAAGatacaaagaaaagaaagagttAAAAAGAATTAATAAGAGGGGATTGGTTTGTCAAGAAAAAAACACTAGATCTTCTAAAAGACGAACCCAAGCATACTTACTACATTAgattgaaagaaaaataattaaatatgtcAACCAATCAGTGAAAATTACTAGATTCCATTCTCTAATAAGGGTTCTGTACACCTACGGTCTTATCAAGGGTGTGAAAACCATGTATTAGACATATGACATATCCTAAACTTCAACAATTTTTGGATGAAGCATGCCACTCATCTAATATTGTGACAAAAGAGAGAAGTTATAAGACAGGATTGTCTTTCTGCCCGATACTTCAAATCTCTTAGTTAAGCATGCGATAGAAAGAGTGATGGTACTTTAAGGGGAACGTGGCAGGGGTATTACTACACATAGGGATTGGAGAGAGATTTTGAACAGCTGGAATGACTTATGCAAAGGGATAGTGACTGAAATTtgagtgattatatatataggtgTGAGGGAGAGGAGAGCCTTTTTAAATTGACAATCGGAAATTGTCCATTGGCTTGGGAAAGGGAATGAGTCCTTCTGAGGATCAGAGATTTCTGTCTTCTGTTCTGTTCTTTCCTTTCTTTATCTTTTGCTCTAGTGCTTGCTTCTAAATCTTAATTGTAAAATTCATCTATCAAAGCTTTCTTCCTATTTCTGTCTGTTTAAATTGCCTATTCTCTATTCTCTATCTACATGTCTGCAACCTCATCGATGCCCTCATAGTACTCTGCACCAGGTGAGAAGAGCACAGTTCACACTTTCTAATTTCAGACTATTTGCCTTGATAAGAGAATAACATGCCCATTTCTATCCAGGAGCTTGTGTTTCCAAACAATGACATGTAACTTATACatcaagttatatatatatatatataaagtgggTCTAGATGCATATAAAAATTGGAAAACAATTGCATCTTCTTCAAGAAAAATTCTAACTTACATGCCAGGAGGACATACAGCTAAATTGTCGCCTATCTGAAGAGCCCGGATTGATGAAATCTGCTCAGGGTACAAGGCTACAGAAATAGgattatgttttttttcttaGTTACGTCTTTGACTCTGTCAAGGTTCAAAAGAAAAACTAGAGTATGATCTTACATCGAGGAGGATATACAACCAGAAAGTTAGATATATCTGGATTCAAGGATTTCCTTATGATGCATATTCCCCTTGCCACCTTCTGTTTCAAATCCCTCACACTCAAATGATGAAACCTTTCATGCACAGAATTTGATGGACAGGCTGTAGATGGTGAAAGTGTTAAGGATGGATCCAGAATCAGCTTCTGGCTAAATATGTCCTGACCCGATGCCAATCTGATGCCTCTGTAATCACCACTGCTCTGAAAAAATACAAAGCACGAAGTAAgagacttgacattatccaagTATTGAACAATCATGAGAATATCTCAGAACCTTGTCCGTAAGCATAGCAATCACTGGCATTCGCAAAACCTGCACGAAAACAAGTTTCAAGTCAGATGAGCACATTGGCTTGAAAAGCTAAAACTGTAAATTTATTACTCTTCCTCTTCATTGGGATGATGGACGCATTAAGATACTATCCAGGTCTAATATACACTTTACCAATATATACATAGAAAATACTGGAAGATCTGCAAAATCCTAGAAAGCAAGACATTTCTATGATTGCAAAAAAGAAGGCACCACTAGACAAAAAAACACAGTAAAGAAAATAATGCATAGCACTATCAAGCTTAACTTACATAAATACAGCCTTTGACTGCAGCTCGACGACAAAAGGCTGGTGGTACTTCCCCTTGACCATAAATAGGATAAATGAAAGCCCCTGTTGCATTTGTAAATCTAAATAGGATAACAATAGTTAATAAAGGTAGGAACAACTTGATCTAATTTGCCTATCTGATATAAGAACCCTAatgcatgtttttttttgtcctaAAGTTTTCTTGCAAATAATAAAATGGACAAAATTACATAACAAATATGTTATATGCAAAATGCATTCTGGGATCAAAATGATTTCATCTTTTCAAAGTACAAAACTGATCAACTGCTCACATTTAAAATTAGAGGATAACCAGCCTTAACCATGAAGAAGAATGGGAGTACCAACCTGCCAACTGATGATTGATACAAAGACAAACGAGCTATCCCGTCTCTTGTCTTAAGTATGTGTTtacattcctctatattttCCTGATCATAATCTGCCATGGATATAGCATACAGAATAATCCTGCAGAAAGAAAGGGGACGAAATCTAAGTTACCAAATTCAACTATGCAGACAAAAACAAATAACAGCTGATGTATGAAATGGATGACAAAAAACAAGACAAATAACAGCTGATGTATgagaaacaaaataataatccTATTTTTCTGAAACAGCAGACAAGTGAGTATGAAATggatgacaaaaaaaaaaaacaaactgaAAGACTTCATTCTAATGCATGCTGCTAGataaaaatatttgatttttgcTTAAATACATCATTCTGCTATTGTTAATAGCTAGTCAAAAGCTCAGTTGACTGAAATTTTCTGTGCATAAGGTCTTATAGAATGCTAGCATTACTTAATTTTCTACAGATTTTGCAAACTGAAAGCAAACACTTTGGAAGTAAGAAAAGCAGCAGATTTTAGTAAAAACAAAGCGAGAGAAAAAACACACATAAATGACAACAAATAAAGCAACTCTCACTAACAGATAGAGAAAGATGACAGCAGTGTGTACGATTTAATCTTGGAAggcaaattcattttattcaagaACTCAACAAATGGGCTCTCCAAATCCTCCTCTGAAATTCTAGTACTTTCTGATTCCTCTTCTTCAACCTGATTCTCATTTCCTCCATCTCTACCAGATAAAAGGGCCAAATGTCCTTGCACTAGCTTAAAAAACTTCATCAATCGATTCTTCTCCATCAAGCTTAAGGTCTTATCCTTGAATATAGAAGCCCTAGAATCCGGCACATTCCATAGCTTCCCATTCGCATCGCCCACAAAGCTCGCATCTATGCTCTTGAATTCCACGTACTGGCTAGCTCCAGACTTTAACATAAGATCAATGGACTTATCTGCACAGTATAAAACCCTAGGTCCTGATATGTCCAGATTGAACTTACTAGAATGTTCTTCCAGAAATTGAGCGGAAAATGAGGAAATCTCTACGTCTGAATACAGTGGACGAGTGGTGAGATTTACGACGGAGAAATCATCGCCGTCACTTGTAGTGATCGAGGACGAAGGTGGTGGTGGAGAACTCGAGTTCGAATTGAGGAAAGTGGTGAAGTCATGTATAGGGAGAGATGAGAAATGGGAACCGTAGAACTTGTTGGGATCGATGTGGAGCACGGATTTACCGGATGCGGAGGCTGCGGCGGCCATCACGGATTCAACTAAGCCGGTTCCGACTAGTACAAGGTCGAAGGAAGATGGATCGATTGGAGGATAGGACGGAAGTTCACTCATGGCGGCGGTTTAAGTGGAAACGGCATAGAAATGTGTTAATCGAAGGCTAATAAGAAAAACACGGTTGCCGGCGTATTCTttttaaggggtaaattacacccagaGCCTCTTAGCTATAATCATTTTTATGTTATGATTCCTAAACTTTAAAACTTAACATAAATGTCAcaaaactttacatttttttttacataaaactcgTGATTTTTTTACCAGTCACTATGatctttgactttttttttttaagtcttgatcacatgcatctTAATGAGTATGTAAAATTttctcattcaccgttagatctaggcttattagaattctaaggagaagattcaaaacatcatgagacttaaatttaataatcttatatctaacggtgaatgagcaaattcacttgctcattaaggttgCATACGAAAAttcctgtttttttttaataggtaATATCATATAATTTCTCCCCTTTTTTTCAGGTTTAATAGATCGTTTACCCTTAAGttatccaaaaagcttgattgaccacttgaattttcaaagtgtttgaataatccgtttaacttgcttaaaatgtcatAATCCTctcaacttacttaaaatgtaatcaattactCCCCCGATTGCTAGATTTTCTTTAGGGCTCCATCATTGCTACTAAGAAAGTTCATCTGGTTAACTAGAAAATACTGACAGAGTCGTGGTTAATTTGTGTACGGGTGTTGCGTGTCCAGAACTTCAAAAGGCATCTGGCGCTGAATATGTTCAATCTGATGGAGTTGTTGATCGTGTTCGCTTTGGCCAattgtagatacccatttttagtcggaccaatttttaagtttttaaataaaattatgtggtttcactttttttttgacaaaattttcattttttcaaatttgctcgataaatttttttaagaattaaatgatattttaagcaactttaattcttgaaagttatcattttgaggtcattataGGTCAGAtttggaaaaatgaaaattttgcaaatCACAGGTACTAATATGTAAAAAAAGTGAAACTATATagcatttatttgaaattaatcttAATAAATTTTACTTAGAATTTTAACAATTCGtgaatcattaaaaaaatacggtgttatttcagaaataatttattaatggaaaaattgaccggttcagctgttagctaataatTGCTGCGGTTACTATTAGCTGTTTACAGTTGCAgtaagttgttagctgtttgttattagttgtttaattattagtgtttggtaagattatattgaactgttgctgttcggatttgaaatgtctaatatggacatgttttaaattaatcaacaaagaaattataaaatggataaggtgaaaaaatgtctataacgtttacaactatgagtaattttactcaTGACATTCGcaaataagatcaatttttcctataatattggcaagttgggtcaaaATCAGACATTGTTATAAAACAcgtatattttatttcttattctacaccaattacatattacttaattctaaaaaagagatttcataggttttttttttgtgatttaataataagaTTGAAAATtagtatttataaattcagtaaaatatttgattttttttgtccaactcatacaaaagacaatatttttttaatttcacgtataatcatatgtttgtaatctgttactaatgattataaaatgatgcacatgtgaagtatagattacaatattcatgaccaaaaagacagtttgatgaattatttctcaaattgacacaacttgttaatgttatgagtaaaattgctcttggctaacGTTAGATgtataattgcatcattttttgacgttaatggtaaaattgctcctagctacaaacgttatgggtatttttgcacattatcctatcataaaataaaaaacgtgttacacaaattaatagaaataatctatataaaaaataaaaaacataatgaacgcaacaaaaccttattattccggtaattatgttgtagaaatataaataatgttaaaaagaaacatattttgtggaaataagaagaaatATTTTGTCAacaacaaataactacaaataaCTATTTATGAAAAgttccaaaacgctgcagtttctaGATAAAATGTTAAATGTTGCGGTTATATAAGCATAACCGAACGCTGTATTTTCTACGGTTTGAAATGAAACGATAAACACTCATTCGAAAAgttgaaacaaacacccctttTAGATTTGGATTAGGGTCTAATTTTATCCCaatattttagaaaaatatagatttaatcctaacgtataaaataatataaatttaggtgttgtttgataaaactgaaaattaagtgctgaaaaaataagtactgaattttaagtgctggaTATTacaagtgctgaaaatattgagtgatataattattataaaaatattagttgataatttttaacttaaaatgttaagctaaatattttgacttaccaaATTAAGtgttttttaacttaatttattaatttaagtggtggaacAATAATTgctatcaaacgcacttaaattaaataagtgcttaatattttaatttaagtcattAAGTGGTTACTCTTAACATTTCtaattaaaatcaattttattcttaccttatcaaaaatttaaaaatattgatgACAACTATTTAACCATCACATGGGACTattcaaacatcaattatgtttgaagtatttaattttgttttttgaggtattttttattttaggtatttaattttttttttaaaccaaaaagtatattattaaatcagAACTTGTTCGTTACAAAGAATCGGTATCAAATAATCCGGCGCTAAGAAATAGCTAAAGAGATTAGCATTGGAACGGGCATGCTTAGCCATAACGTGAGCAGTCCCGTTCGCTAATCGCGGAACAAAAGTCACAGAAAAATCTGGACGTCTAAACAGAAATTGATGAATATCGTCAATAACACCTCCTACCTCCGACCGGTCCATAGCAGCTACATACACTCTATCCACAATAATTTTTGCATCAGTCTCTGttggaaaataggcaaacgtatggcagcggaaatataaaaatttaacctttttccattaacccaagatccgttaatcgttatttcatagaaggaaataccttttgacgaactatctactattgcaatcgaagtgcccacaactcttacttcgagttcccgagcacaagacaaaaacacaatcgaAGATTAAGTTAaatatcaaccgtataaaaacaatcaagaatagattgtctctaataaatcaacacaagatcaaggaacaagaaaaagagatgaaaatcaattgaacggaaggaagcggtagataatctcgtcctcaaacaagtgggtcgaaaattctctctcccggtttaGTCTGTCAATTTCGAAAATTgcataggggggtatttatattctcttgtatctaaaccctagttagatagaattaggttactgaataagaatttaattcggaatataattcttatttattatttacaattatatcttaaatataaaagataataataataaccttataggataataataggagtaatttaatctcattaaaactcctaatttatttatcctttaattaatttaattcacaattataatctaattagaattgtttaagaatcaaattaatttattcaTGTAATTCCTTACATGAAAATCGCTCCCTATATACTGGGctttagtggactcagttgggcttccactaattaattaacatatgtttctcttttgggctccaagtcttatgtgtgacccattaggttcttattgcttctagccgtatgcaccTATTAAATTAATCTTCACATAATTATacttaatctttgcataacggaatgagtacgcgaaatgtgattagcaaatccgaaacattcccccagagctataagaagacaggttgattctgtcgttgacctttccgtattagttacagtataattcgatcctttatcaactacatccttgaactgaatcttatgactatggataatgtcaagtcacatatagcgagacgttcgttttacttgtacaggctgagtcaactccaattagataggttaagtgaaatctgtatttcaagtcttaagctatcaccttgcaaggatttagagtcaagtcttct includes these proteins:
- the LOC136209288 gene encoding rab escort protein 1, with protein sequence MSELPSYPPIDPSSFDLVLVGTGLVESVMAAAASASGKSVLHIDPNKFYGSHFSSLPIHDFTTFLNSNSSSPPPPSSSITTSDGDDFSVVNLTTRPLYSDVEISSFSAQFLEEHSSKFNLDISGPRVLYCADKSIDLMLKSGASQYVEFKSIDASFVGDANGKLWNVPDSRASIFKDKTLSLMEKNRLMKFFKLVQGHLALLSGRDGGNENQVEEEESESTRISEEDLESPFVEFLNKMNLPSKIKSIILYAISMADYDQENIEECKHILKTRDGIARLSLYQSSVGRFTNATGAFIYPIYGQGEVPPAFCRRAAVKGCIYVLRMPVIAMLTDKSSGDYRGIRLASGQDIFSQKLILDPSLTLSPSTACPSNSVHERFHHLSVRDLKQKVARGICIIRKSLNPDISNFLVVYPPRSLYPEQISSIRALQIGDNLAVCPPGIFVLYLSALCDDAHQGKKLLNAAINSLLSCPNSVDTTSTSADEIENTELKPNLLWSACYIQEEITGDFNSVCSTCMPDGNLDYGDVLDSTVKLFEKLYPNEEFFPKTTSPENSENDSG